One genomic window of Solanum dulcamara chromosome 10, daSolDulc1.2, whole genome shotgun sequence includes the following:
- the LOC129870150 gene encoding sufE-like protein 1, chloroplastic/mitochondrial, with translation MPLGLLFSGIFRSSLLQLNSPFSLLPLLHNLQSMSISTKIPNPLLHHPNLPYPKTLKSSSLHSKPTKLTFFRSITIERISTKSVSSTPVGAASSESSSASLQPIEELPPKLQEIVKLFQAVEQPKAKYEQLLFYGKNLKPLDTQYKTSENKVQGCVSQVWVRAYFDSEKNVIFEADSDSVLTKGLAALLVQGLSGRPVEEIIKVSPDFAVLLGLQQSLTPSRNNGFLNMLKLMQKKALQLYVQAEKSANLGQNELSNASSTEASSQSHGVNGNGNVESVVTEVSGNNITVGAGVLRSRGMRIKEKLEKELRPVELEVEDISHQHAGHAGIRGSDGETHFNLKVVSKEFEGKSLVKRHRMIYGLLEDELQNGLHALSIVAKTPSEVGSS, from the coding sequence ATGCCTCTTGGGCTTCTCTTCTCTGGAATCTTCCGTTCCTCTCTCCTGCAACTGAATTCACCATTTTCTCTACTTCCTTTGCTCCATAATCTTCAATCCATGTCGATTTCCACTAAAATTCCTAACCCTCTTCTTCACCATCCTAATTTACCATATCCCAAAACCTTAAAATCGTCTTCTTTACATTCAAAACCTACTAAATTAACCTTCTTTAGATCTATTACCATTGAAAGAATTTCGACAAAATCTGTTTCTTCTACTCCAGTAGGTGCTGCTTCTTCAGAATCCTCTTCCGCATCTCTCCAACCCATTGAAGAGCTCCCACCAAAGCTCCAGGAAATCGTCAAGCTCTTTCAAGCAGTTGAACAACCAAAGGCAAAATACGAGCAACTCTTGTTTTACGGAAAGAATTTAAAGCCACTTGATACCCAGTACAAGACTAGTGAAAATAAGGTTCAGGGTTGTGTTTCACAGGTTTGGGTAAGGGCGTATTTTGATTCTGAGAAAAATGTTATCTTTGAGGCTGATTCTGATTCGGTACTTACTAAAGGTCTTGCTGCTTTGTTAGTTCAGGGACTTTCTGGAAGACCTGTAGAAGAGATTATAAAAGTTTCCCCTGATTTTGCTGTCCTTTTAGGGTTGCAACAAAGCTTAACTCCCTCTAGGAATAATGGATTTTTGAATATGTTGAAGTTAATGCAGAAAAAAGCCCTTCAGTTGTACGTTCAAGCTGAGAAATCTGCTAATTTAGGCCAGAACGAATTATCAAATGCCTCCTCGACTGAGGCTTCGTCCCAGTCCCACGGTGTTAATGGTAATGGAAATGTTGAGTCTGTTGTTACTGAAGTTAGTGGAAACAATATAACTGTTGGTGCTGGTGTTTTGAGGAGTAGAGGGATGAGAATCAAGGAGAAATTGGAGAAGGAACTTAGGCCCGTCGAACTAGAAGTTGAAGATATATCTCATCAACATGCAGGACACGCGGGGATTAGAGGTAGTGATGGAGAGACACACTTTAATTTAAAAGTGGTGTCTAAGGAATTTGAAGGCAAGAGTTTGGTTAAGAGGCATAGGATGATTTATGGCTTACTGGAAGATGAGTTGCAGAATGGACTACACGCATTATCAATTGTGGCCAAGACACCGTCTGAAGTTGGTAGTAGTTGA